One window of the Chryseobacterium sp. CY350 genome contains the following:
- a CDS encoding glycosyltransferase family 2 protein: MNLTIFTPTFNRAHLLPNLYRSLQKQSVRNFEWLIVDDGSRDDTKDTIKALQEKSDFPITYIYQQNQGKHIAINTAVKQTLNDFFLIIDSDDEMIENSSDIIWEILPSFLKNQNIAAVCFPRYSDNEKKTKTNKKIEFNQIISNSITLKNEYGVTGEFDYLFKTDILKQYPFPYFAGEKFIKESVIYKRIDRVYKNIYVNHSIVKGEYLEDGLSSNFRKLSENNPKGSALAYLETVNDDRLNFDERKEAFKNYWYFENLSKQNSILKRLLSIKNKDVIFDFILKKLK; encoded by the coding sequence ATGAATCTTACCATCTTTACACCCACTTTTAACCGCGCCCATCTGCTTCCTAACTTATATCGTAGTCTGCAGAAACAAAGTGTAAGGAACTTTGAGTGGCTTATTGTAGATGACGGATCAAGAGATGATACAAAAGATACAATAAAAGCATTACAAGAAAAAAGCGATTTCCCTATAACTTATATATATCAGCAAAATCAAGGCAAACATATTGCGATCAATACGGCAGTAAAACAAACATTGAATGACTTTTTTCTGATCATAGACAGCGATGACGAAATGATCGAAAATTCATCCGATATCATTTGGGAGATACTTCCCTCTTTTTTAAAAAATCAGAATATTGCTGCAGTCTGCTTTCCAAGATATTCAGATAACGAAAAAAAGACGAAGACAAATAAAAAAATTGAATTTAACCAAATCATTTCAAACTCGATTACACTAAAAAATGAGTACGGAGTCACAGGTGAATTTGATTATTTATTTAAGACCGACATTTTAAAACAATATCCTTTTCCTTATTTTGCAGGGGAAAAATTTATTAAAGAATCAGTTATCTACAAAAGAATAGACCGTGTTTACAAAAATATTTATGTAAATCACTCTATTGTAAAAGGTGAATATCTGGAAGATGGGCTGTCGTCAAACTTTAGGAAATTATCGGAAAATAATCCAAAAGGGAGTGCATTAGCATATTTAGAAACAGTGAATGATGACCGTCTGAATTTTGATGAGAGAAAAGAAGCCTTTAAAAATTACTGGTATTTTGAAAACTTATCTAAACAGAATTCTATACTGAAACGTTTACTAAGTATTAAAAATAAAGACGTTATCTTTGATTTCATTTTAAAAAAACTCAAATGA